A part of Pseudomonadota bacterium genomic DNA contains:
- a CDS encoding GcvT family protein, whose amino-acid sequence MAADPASGLPAAARCIIVGGGIIGCSVAYHLARLGWRDILLLERAKLTSGSTFHAAGLVGQLRSSASITQLLKYSVELYDRLEAETGQATGWKRNGGLRLACNAERLTEIKRQATTARSFGLEMHLLSPSEAKTLWPPMHIDDLVGAAFLPTDGQANPADIAQALAKGARQAGVRIVEDCPVTGIQIENGRAAGVATAHGTIAADVVVNCAGQWARELGALAGVSVPLVSIQHQYVVTEPMGVPRNLPTLRDPDRLIYFKEEVGGLVMGGYEPNPLGWAETGIPEGFHFTLLNPDWDHFEPMMEAALARVPALAEAGIKQLINGPESFTPDGNFILGEAPELDGFFVGAGFNAFGIASAGGAGRALAEWIAGGEPPFDLWPVDIRRFGPPQRDLGWVRKRTHEAYAKHYTMAWPFEENGSARPTRTSPLYLRLKEAGASFGEKLGWERPNWFAPPGILPRDIYSYGRQNWFPHVGEEHRACRERAALFDQSSFAKFELSGPDAEAALGWISANDVAKPPGKLTYTQLLNSRGGIECDLTVARLAPDRFYIVTGTGFAIHDFHWIRRGIKPGLDARLSDVTTAFAVLALMGPSARDILAAVAEGELSNAAFPFGTWRRISVGGISLRALRVTYVGELGWELHIPVGSALAIYDALVEAGARHGLANAGYRAIESLRLEKGYRAWGSDIGPDHTPIEAGLGWALKRGNTDYLGRAAIEAARGKPLKKRLATFTVADPDIVLLGRETIYRDDERVGWLTSGGWGYTLGCGIGLGYVRNQAGVDDAYLAGGHYELEVATSRVPATLHLRPLYDPINEKVKS is encoded by the coding sequence CCACCTGGCCCGCCTGGGATGGCGCGACATCCTGCTCTTGGAACGCGCCAAGCTCACCAGCGGCTCGACCTTCCACGCAGCCGGCCTGGTGGGACAGCTCCGCAGCTCCGCCAGCATCACCCAGCTCCTCAAATACAGCGTCGAGCTTTACGACCGATTGGAGGCGGAGACCGGACAGGCGACGGGATGGAAGCGCAATGGCGGCCTCAGGCTTGCCTGCAACGCCGAGCGCCTGACCGAGATCAAGCGTCAAGCAACCACAGCCAGAAGCTTCGGCCTGGAGATGCATCTCCTGTCACCGAGCGAGGCAAAGACGCTCTGGCCGCCGATGCACATCGACGATCTCGTGGGTGCGGCCTTCCTGCCGACCGATGGGCAGGCAAACCCCGCCGACATCGCCCAAGCCCTCGCCAAGGGCGCGCGCCAAGCCGGCGTCAGGATCGTCGAGGATTGCCCGGTCACGGGCATCCAGATCGAGAACGGACGCGCGGCCGGCGTGGCGACAGCTCACGGCACGATCGCGGCGGACGTGGTCGTCAACTGTGCCGGTCAATGGGCGCGCGAGCTCGGCGCCTTGGCGGGCGTCTCGGTGCCGCTCGTCTCCATCCAGCACCAATATGTGGTGACCGAGCCCATGGGCGTGCCCCGGAACCTGCCGACGCTCCGCGATCCGGATCGGCTCATCTACTTCAAGGAAGAGGTCGGCGGGCTGGTCATGGGCGGCTATGAGCCCAATCCCCTGGGATGGGCGGAGACCGGGATTCCCGAGGGCTTCCATTTTACCCTCCTCAATCCCGATTGGGATCACTTCGAGCCGATGATGGAGGCGGCGCTCGCCCGCGTTCCCGCGCTGGCTGAAGCCGGCATCAAGCAGCTGATCAACGGGCCCGAGAGCTTCACCCCCGACGGCAACTTCATCCTGGGCGAGGCGCCGGAGCTCGACGGATTCTTCGTCGGCGCCGGATTCAATGCCTTCGGCATTGCGTCGGCCGGGGGTGCGGGGCGCGCCTTGGCCGAATGGATCGCCGGCGGCGAGCCGCCCTTCGATCTCTGGCCCGTCGACATCAGGCGCTTCGGCCCGCCGCAGCGCGACCTCGGCTGGGTCAGAAAACGCACTCACGAAGCCTATGCCAAGCACTACACCATGGCCTGGCCCTTCGAAGAGAACGGCAGCGCGCGGCCGACGCGCACCTCGCCCCTCTATCTCCGCCTCAAGGAGGCCGGCGCCTCATTCGGCGAGAAGCTCGGATGGGAGCGGCCGAACTGGTTTGCCCCGCCGGGAATCCTGCCCCGCGACATCTATTCCTATGGAAGGCAGAACTGGTTCCCCCATGTCGGGGAGGAGCATCGGGCCTGCCGCGAGCGGGCCGCCCTCTTCGATCAGAGCTCGTTTGCAAAATTCGAACTCTCGGGCCCCGATGCCGAGGCGGCACTCGGCTGGATCTCAGCCAACGATGTGGCCAAGCCGCCGGGCAAGCTCACCTATACTCAGCTCCTCAATTCCCGCGGCGGCATCGAATGCGATCTGACGGTGGCAAGGCTGGCGCCGGACCGGTTCTACATCGTGACCGGCACCGGCTTCGCCATCCACGACTTCCATTGGATCCGACGCGGCATCAAGCCGGGCCTGGATGCGCGCCTCAGCGATGTCACCACCGCCTTCGCCGTGCTGGCGCTCATGGGCCCTAGCGCCCGCGACATTCTCGCTGCGGTGGCCGAGGGCGAGCTCTCGAATGCCGCGTTTCCCTTCGGCACCTGGCGTCGGATCAGCGTTGGCGGAATCAGCCTGCGTGCGCTTCGCGTCACCTATGTGGGCGAGCTCGGCTGGGAGCTGCACATTCCCGTCGGAAGCGCGCTCGCAATCTACGACGCCTTGGTCGAAGCCGGCGCCCGGCATGGCCTCGCCAACGCCGGCTATCGCGCCATCGAGTCCTTGCGCCTGGAAAAGGGCTATCGCGCCTGGGGCAGCGACATCGGACCGGACCACACGCCCATCGAAGCCGGCCTCGGCTGGGCCTTGAAGCGCGGCAACACCGACTATCTCGGGCGGGCGGCGATCGAGGCTGCGCGCGGGAAGCCGCTCAAGAAACGCCTCGCCACCTTCACCGTCGCCGACCCGGACATCGTCCTCCTCGGACGCGAGACGATCTACCGCGACGATGAGCGGGTCGGCTGGCTCACCAGCGGCGGCTGGGGCTATACGCTGGGCTGCGGCATCGGCCTGGGCTATGTGCGCAATCAGGCGGGAGTCGACGATGCCTATCTCGCCGGTGGACACTACGAGCTCGAAGTCGCCACCAGCCGCGTGCCGGCGACGCTCCACCTCCGCCCGCTCTACGATCCGATAAATGAGAAGGTGAAGAGCTGA
- a CDS encoding ATP-binding cassette domain-containing protein: protein MPLLPPPPRGGADVSPPLIELAQISKRFVRPLDAAAKLARRLGAEVREEVVHAVDGVDLAVMEGEVVGLVGESGCGKSTLGRIAAGILAQSEGIVRYRGVDVAGLKGAEAKRATLAAQMIFQDPFASLNPRMRVSAIVGEAPLVHGIAARHEIDSYVDDVMRRVGLDPAYKRRYPHQFSGGQRQRIGVARALAVKPEFLVCDEAVAALDVSIQAQVLNLFMQLRRELDLTYLFISHDLGVVEHLSDRVVIMYLGRIVESGPAEALFKDPNHPYTVALLAEVPRLGARRRHFVPVKGEIPSPLDPPPGCHFHPRCPHAMERCRVEVPTLIAIAPGRLSACHLNDG, encoded by the coding sequence ATTCCGCTGCTTCCACCCCCACCGCGAGGCGGCGCTGACGTGAGCCCGCCGCTGATCGAGCTGGCCCAGATCAGCAAGCGCTTCGTGCGCCCGCTCGACGCGGCGGCGAAGCTCGCCCGCAGGTTGGGCGCCGAGGTCAGAGAAGAAGTCGTACATGCGGTCGACGGTGTCGACCTCGCGGTGATGGAAGGCGAGGTCGTCGGCCTCGTGGGCGAGTCCGGTTGCGGCAAGTCGACCTTGGGCCGCATCGCCGCCGGCATCTTGGCGCAGAGCGAAGGGATTGTTCGCTATCGCGGCGTCGACGTGGCGGGCCTCAAAGGGGCGGAGGCGAAACGCGCCACGCTCGCCGCGCAAATGATCTTCCAAGACCCCTTCGCCTCGCTCAACCCGAGAATGCGGGTGAGCGCCATCGTCGGCGAGGCGCCGCTGGTGCACGGCATCGCCGCCAGGCACGAGATCGACTCCTATGTCGATGACGTCATGCGCCGGGTCGGCCTCGATCCAGCCTATAAGCGCCGCTACCCGCATCAATTCTCCGGCGGCCAGCGCCAGCGCATCGGCGTTGCCCGGGCGCTTGCGGTCAAGCCGGAGTTTCTGGTCTGCGACGAGGCGGTGGCCGCACTCGACGTCTCGATCCAGGCGCAGGTCCTGAACCTGTTCATGCAGCTCCGGCGCGAGCTCGACCTGACCTATCTCTTCATCAGCCATGATCTGGGCGTGGTCGAGCATCTGAGCGACCGGGTGGTGATCATGTATTTGGGCCGCATCGTCGAAAGCGGGCCCGCCGAGGCGCTGTTCAAGGATCCGAACCACCCCTATACCGTGGCGCTCTTGGCGGAAGTGCCGCGGCTGGGGGCAAGGCGCCGCCACTTCGTGCCGGTCAAGGGCGAGATTCCTTCGCCCCTCGATCCGCCGCCCGGCTGCCACTTCCACCCGCGTTGCCCGCACGCGATGGAGCGCTGCCGCGTCGAGGTTCCGACGCTGATAGCAATCGCCCCCGGACGGCTATCGGCCTGCCATCTCAATGATGGATGA
- a CDS encoding class I SAM-dependent methyltransferase, translating into MQSSEFKATDGDAYELQMGRWSRRLAERFVEFADVAVGDVVLDLGCGTGSLARTLAQRTTARQIRGVDFSPVYVEYARRQNTDTRVDFQVGDACALPFPEASFDRVLSLLMLHFVPQTDRAISEMRRVGRPGAIVAAAVWDARGGVVAHRMFSDTAAAIDARADAFRARQCTRPMSRPGELEAAWSRAGLQEISQTLLSIRMEFSCFEDYWGPYVGGQGPAAEYVAGLDTEPRVTLKEHVRRAYLDGEADGPRSYAASAWAVRGVVPR; encoded by the coding sequence ATGCAATCCTCGGAGTTTAAGGCCACGGATGGCGACGCCTATGAGCTGCAGATGGGTCGCTGGAGTCGCCGACTGGCGGAGCGCTTCGTTGAATTCGCCGATGTCGCCGTCGGCGATGTGGTTCTCGATCTTGGCTGCGGCACGGGAAGCCTCGCACGAACGCTGGCGCAAAGAACGACCGCTAGACAAATCCGTGGGGTCGATTTTTCTCCGGTCTATGTCGAGTATGCGCGTCGACAAAATACCGATACCCGGGTCGACTTTCAGGTTGGGGACGCATGCGCATTGCCGTTTCCCGAGGCGAGCTTCGATCGTGTGCTCTCGCTCCTGATGCTGCACTTCGTTCCGCAGACGGATCGTGCAATTTCGGAAATGCGGCGTGTGGGTCGCCCAGGCGCAATCGTAGCCGCCGCCGTCTGGGATGCCAGAGGTGGCGTGGTGGCGCATCGAATGTTCTCTGACACCGCCGCCGCGATCGATGCGCGAGCGGATGCGTTTCGTGCGCGCCAATGCACGCGTCCGATGTCCCGTCCGGGCGAACTTGAAGCCGCGTGGAGCAGAGCGGGATTACAGGAGATCAGTCAGACATTGCTGAGCATCAGAATGGAGTTCTCCTGTTTCGAGGACTACTGGGGTCCCTATGTCGGCGGCCAAGGCCCTGCAGCAGAGTACGTTGCGGGCCTCGACACGGAGCCGAGGGTGACTCTGAAGGAACATGTGCGACGCGCCTATCTGGATGGCGAAGCCGATGGCCCGCGTTCCTATGCGGCAAGTGCCTGGGCCGTGCGAGGAGTCGTTCCGCGATAG
- a CDS encoding ABC transporter ATP-binding protein yields the protein MSAATLVVEGLKTHFFTRAGVVKAVDDVSFAVDAGRILGLVGESGSGKTVTGFSILGLVDPPGRIVAGQVRFKGEELVGLPEERLRRLRGNRIAMIFQDPMMTLNPVLRIDTQMIEAVTAHETVSDKAARARALDVLARVGIPAPEQRLAAYPHQFSGGMRQRVAIAIALINGPDLIIADEPTTALDVTIQGQILYEVQKLARETGTALVWITHDLSVVAGLADEVSVMYAGRIVERGSVDEILDRPLHPYTRGLIDSVPSRNRRGEPLRQIPGMTPSLLNLEPGCAFRTRCARADAACLIEPPESEVAAGRQFRCFHPHREAALT from the coding sequence ATGAGTGCGGCCACGCTGGTGGTGGAAGGCCTGAAGACGCATTTCTTCACCCGGGCGGGCGTGGTGAAGGCCGTCGACGACGTGTCGTTCGCGGTCGACGCGGGCCGCATCTTGGGTCTGGTGGGCGAGTCCGGCTCCGGCAAGACCGTGACCGGCTTCTCCATCCTCGGCCTGGTGGATCCGCCGGGGCGCATCGTCGCCGGCCAAGTCCGTTTCAAGGGCGAAGAACTCGTCGGCTTGCCGGAGGAGCGCCTGCGCCGGCTCCGCGGCAATCGCATCGCCATGATCTTCCAAGATCCGATGATGACCTTGAACCCGGTGCTGCGCATCGACACGCAGATGATCGAGGCGGTCACGGCGCATGAGACGGTGAGCGACAAGGCGGCGCGCGCCCGGGCTCTCGACGTTCTGGCGCGGGTCGGCATTCCCGCACCCGAGCAGCGCCTTGCCGCCTATCCTCACCAATTTTCCGGCGGCATGCGCCAGCGCGTGGCGATCGCCATCGCCCTCATCAACGGGCCCGACCTCATCATCGCCGACGAGCCGACGACCGCGCTTGACGTCACCATCCAGGGACAGATCCTCTACGAGGTGCAGAAGCTCGCCCGGGAAACCGGCACGGCGTTGGTGTGGATCACCCACGACCTCTCCGTCGTCGCCGGTCTCGCCGATGAAGTCTCGGTCATGTATGCCGGGCGCATCGTCGAGCGCGGCAGCGTGGATGAGATCCTGGACCGGCCGCTGCATCCCTATACGCGCGGGCTCATCGACAGCGTGCCCAGCCGCAACCGCCGCGGCGAGCCCTTGCGGCAGATCCCGGGGATGACCCCGTCCCTGCTCAACCTCGAGCCGGGCTGTGCCTTCCGGACACGCTGCGCGCGCGCGGATGCGGCTTGCCTCATTGAGCCGCCGGAGAGCGAGGTCGCGGCCGGAAGGCAATTCCGCTGCTTCCACCCCCACCGCGAGGCGGCGCTGACGTGA